In the genome of Pseudomonas sp. B33.4, the window ATCATCACGCCCTGCATCAGACGCACTTCGCCTTGAATTTGCCCGTGTTGCGCACGCACCACTGGCTCAAGCCCGGCGATGGCCTGCTGCACGGCGGCAATTTTCTGGTGGGTCGCCGTACTGAGGTCGGCGCGTTTCTGGATCTGATCGCGTGTACGCGCCAGCTCCGCCGGGTATCGTCCGAGCAGACTATTGAGTTCGCGTTTGAAACTGATACCGGCGTCTTCGGCGGCGGCTTTTTCGGTGCTCTCGATGCCCATCATCGCGGCGAAATCGTCGCTGCCGGACTCACTGGTGGCGACCACGCCAAGCAAGGGCAGGGCATCGATCAATTGCGCTTGCGTGCGGATGTTGGTGACCTCGCGCTCGACATCGGCGGCCAGTTCACTGCGCCCGCTGCTGACCAGTTTGTCCCTTGCCAGCGACAGTTTGCCCAAATGCTGAGAGGCAACCAGCAGTGGTGTCATATAGGCCGCGTTGCCATTGGCATAAGTGCTGAGTTGCTCAAGGCTGGCGCTCAATTCGCGCTCGGCCTGCAATAGCAACGCCTGCGGATCACCCGCCAGTTTGCCGGCCGCGAGCAAGTCGGTTTTGCTGAACTCCTCCAGGCCCGACAGGCTCGGACGCAGCGTGGCAGCCAGCGCCGGCGGCAACTCATCGAGTTCTTTGCGCAGGCTATCGATGGCCTGGCTGGCGCTGCTCAGGCGCAAGGCGTCGCCGCTGGCGAGGTAATCCTCGACGTTGCGTGCGACCTCGTTCTGAAACTGCTGCGACAGTCCCAAATACCGCTCCATCAACAGATACGGGCGTTCGAGGGCTTTTTGCGACCACCACAGCGTGGCGCCGAGTGCGAGGCACACGGCGACCAGCAGCAGCGTATTGAGATTGGTGAGCAACTTCAGGCGCATGACGGCTACCAACGGCAGAAATGGTAAGCGCCTGAATTTATTGCGGTTCTGTTACAGGGTTATGACCGAATCAGTGGAATCCGATGAAAAAGTGGCACTTTGCTTTGAGTCGCGCGCGGTCTGCACGCGATTGCGTCCGGCACCCTTGGCGCGGTACAGCGCCTCGTCGGCCTGGCTGGCCATCATCAGGCTGTCGCAGTCGTCGTGCATTTCCACCACGCCGGCACTGAAGGTGCACCACAAATCCTGCGGCTGCGCCGGGTAATGGATTTCGGCGAAGCGCTGGCGAATTTCATCGAGCACTTTGTGCGCCGCTTCTATATCGGTGTCGGGCATGACGATGGCGAACTCTTCACCGCCGTAGCGGCCGATGAAGTCGGTCTTGCGTAAACGCTGCTTGAGAAACAGCGCCAGGCTTTTGATCACCCGGTCGCCCATCGGGTGGCCGTGGCTGTCGTTGACCCGTTTGAAGTGGTCGATGTCGAGCATGGCAAAACTCAGCGGCTTGTTCTCGCGGCGGGCGCGGAACGAGCAGTCTTCGAGCAATTGCAGAATGTGCGTGTGGTTATAGAGGCCGGTGAGGCTGTCGCGGACCATCCGTGCTTTCAGATTGCGCGCGCGGGCGGCGCGGTTGCGCACGGTGGTGATCAGGTGACGCGGCTTGATCGGTTTGGTCAGGAAGTCATCGCCGCCCTCGCTCATGGCGTCGAGCTGCTTGTCCAGATCGTCCTCGGCCGACAGATAAATGATCGGCACGCTGACATAGCGGTCGTTGTGGCGAATCACTTTGGCCAGTTCGGTACCGGTGCAGGCCGGCATGTACATGTCGAGGATGATCAGGTCGGGCTGGAAATCCGCCAGTTCGGCCATCGCCTGAATCGGTTCGATCAAGGTGCGCGTGACGATGCCGGCGCTGTTGAGCAGGCGTTCGGTGTGCAAGGCCTGCGCACGCGAGTCGTCGATGATCAACACTTTATAAGGCTCGTACTGGGCGACGCAGGTGAGGACTTCGATCTTTTCCAGCAGGCTCGACGCTTCGAGAGTGCCGGTGAGAAATTCCTGGCCACCGGCGCGCACGGCGGCGAGACGGGTCGGCGTGTCGGTTTCGTGCAGGCTGAAGAACAGCAGCGGCAGCGGCTCCTCGAGCCCGACCTGGGCTTCGGCTGCGAGTTTCAGGCCGATGCCGGCGCCGCTGAAATCCACGTCCATGACGATCGCGGCCGGCAGGCGCTCGACCATCGAGGAGCGAAATGCCGAAACACTGTCCAGCGCCTGCGCGCTCAGACCGAAGAATTCAAGTTGTTTGGCCAGCCGTTCGGCGCGGTCGTGATCCTGCAGCATCACGTAGATCGGTTTACGCAGTGGCGGCAGGAACGTCTGGTCGAGTTGATCGCCATGGCGCAAGCCGGTGCGTGACAAGCGCTGCATCAAGCGATTGAGGTCGGTGATCAGGCCACTGCTGAGACGGCCGCGATTGGCGTCCACCGCTTCCAGCGACTGACTGATATGGCGCGCAAGCTGAGTATGTTCGGGCTGTTCGAAACGCTCGGCAAAACGCAGCAGGCGCAGGTTGGCCTCGCTCAGTTCGGCGAGGTCGACAGTGGACCACTCACTGCGTTGCAGGCGCTGCCATATCTCAAGAATCTGACGTGCCTGATGAATTACCCGCTGGGCAAAGTGGTGCTTGAGACGCTCACGGCTGGGGTCTTCTGGCTCGGTCATATCCTGACTACTAGTTAGGCTGCATGCTGAGATCGACTGGTGGCTCTATGCTAGCACCTCTTTTCCCTTAGACGAGTGTCGTACGTCAATAATCTGCAGTGCGTCACCATTCAGTTTCTGACCGAGCGGTTTTGATTTCGACCTTGTCGTCGTTCAAACCCCCGTGGAACGGGCGCTCGCTGATTGATTGGGGCGATCTGGATGAGTTGTCAGTCGTAAGTTCATCCGCACGAAGAATGAGCTTTGCTAGGGTTTTCAATACTCTGCAACTCGATTGACTGAGGCGCAGGCATCGGGGATTCCCTTAGTTGGCATCGAAGCGTCATTCGCCCACATGATTTGCGGCTTATCTTTACGCGCGGGTGCCCGGCCTCGGCACGTTGTTGTATGGTTGTGGTCGAACCGTTGAACCCAAGATTTGAAAGGATATCGCCATGCTGGACTGGAAAAACCGCGCGGGCAGCGCGCCTGAACGAGCCGCCGAGCCCAAGTCGGCCACCCGCAGCTATGTTGGCGGGCTGCTCTTCAGTCGTGCCCTGGCCACGCTGATCGGCATTTATCTGCTGGTGACCATTGGCCTGGGCTGGTACTGGAGCCAGGAGCCGGCGTTGTTTCCGGTCGCGCAAAACGCCCAGATGGCTGCCGAGAAGGAAGGCAAACAGATGGTGATCGGCTACACCACCGTCGAAACCCTGAAGACCGTCGCCGGCACCTTGCTCAACAAGCCGGGCGGTTACATTTCCAATGACCGCTTCCCGCCTGGCCTGTGGATGGACAACACGCCAAGCTGGGAATACGGCGTGCTGGTGCAAGTGCGTGACCTGACCCGCGCGCTGCGCAAAGACTTCGCCCGCTCGCAATCACAGTCGGCTGAAGATGCCGATCTGGCCAAGGCCGAGCCGCGTTTCAACTTCGACAACAAAAGCTGGATCCTGCCGTCGAGTGAGTCGGAGTATCAGGAAGGGATCAACTCGCTGAGCCGCTATCAGGCGCGTCTGTCCGATCCTACCCAGAAAAACGCACTGTTCTATGCTCGAGCCGACAACCTGAACAACTGGCTCGGCGATGTCGGCACGCGCCTGGGCTCGTTGTCGCAACGCCTGTCGGCCAGTGTCGGTCGGGTCAAACTCAACACCGCGCTGAAAACCGAAACCCCGGCCATCGGCGAAGTGCCACAGGTTGACGAGGAAGTCGTCGAAACTCCGTGGATGCAAATCGACAATGTGTTCTACGAAGCACGCGGTCAGGCCTGGGCGCTGTCACACCTGCTGCGCGCCATCGAAGTCGACTTCGCCGATGTATTGGCGAAAAAGAACGCCACGGTCAGCGTGCGTCAGATCATCCGTGAGCTGGAAGCCTCGCAGGAACCCGTCTGGAGTCCTATGATCCTTAACGGCAGCGGCTTCGGCGTGCTGGCCAACCACTCGCTGGTCATGGCCAACTATATTTCCCGGGCCAACGCCGCTGTGATCGATTTGCGTCAACTGCTCAATCAGGGCTGATTCATGAGCCAGAACGCCAAAGAGGCGGCCCATCGCGCCGCCTCCGATGCAGAACAGATCGCCTGGGTCGACGAGCAGGACAACCTGCTCGGCGCTCTGGTGCGTGCCGATCTGCGCGAGCGCGGGCTCATTGGTCGCGGCACCTACATCATGTTGTTCAATTCCGCCGGCGACCTTTGCGTGCACCGGCGCACGTTGAGCAAGGCGATTTATCCCGGTTTCTGGGACGTCGCGGCGGGCGGCATGGTGCAGGCCGACGAGACTTACGCCGAATCGGCGGCCCGTGAGCTGGAGGAAGAGTTGGGCGTCAGCGGTGTCGAGCTGACTGCCCATGACCATTTCTACTTCGAAGACACCGGCAACCGTCTGTGGTGTTCGGCGTTTTCTGCCGTGTGGGACGGGCCGTTGAAACTGCAACCTGAAGAGGTGCTTGAAGCGCGCTTTATTCCGGTCGAGCAGGTCATGCGGGAAATTGCGCAAAAGCCTTATTGCCCGGACTCTCTGGCCGCGTTGAAGCGCTATCTGAAGGCGCAGCAAAGCGACGTCGCAAAGAACACATAAATTGGCGCCGATTGGCACTTAGCAAGTCGCTTTTTTGCCGTTACACTGCGCGACCTTTTCAAGCTGTACCGAATAGTTTGAGGTTGGCCTGCTGACCCACTGTAGGAGCTGCCGAAGGCTGCGATCTTTTGATCTTGTTTTTCAAGAGCAGGATCAAAAGATCGCAGCCTTCGGCAGCTCCTACAGGTCAGCAGTCTCGTCGCCAAATTCCGGTGCAGTAGCGCTGCCCCTGCCTGAGTGGGGCTTCGCGGTCGATGACCTTGCCCAAGGTCGCGATCAGTCTTTGTCCTCCCAAGAGGATTGCCGGTGGCCAAAAAAGCCGCATCCTTCGCCGCCTTAGGTGGCCTGGTATTTTCCACCGACGCAGGTCGTCATTGCCCGGAATGCAGTAAGCCGGTGGACGCCTGTATCTGCAAACAAACCGTGATCCCGGCCGGCGACGGTATTGCCCGCGTGCGACGCGAGAGCAAGGGCCGTGGCGGCAAAACGGTGACCACCATTACCGGCGTGCCACTGGCCGAAGAGGCGCTCAAAGAGTTGGCGACAACGTTGAAGAAACGTTGCGGCACCGGCGGCGCGTTGAAGGACGGCATCATCGAAATCCAGGGCGATCATGTCGAGCTACTCTTGGCAGAACTGATCAAGCACGGTTTCAAAGCGAAGAAGTCCGGCGGCTAGCAGCCTCTGTGAAAACCACCTGCGGCTTGATCCGGCTCTGCACAGTTGCAGATCCGGCGTCGTCTCCATGGTTTTCACAGAGCCTGTTCATGACCGGTTTCTAAACTCCACGCAGTCAGTGCGGTCTACCGCCGCGCTGACGAACCGTCATTTTCATACTTTAGACTGCGCCGACCTGAGATCAGGCGACGCACTATGACTTCTTTATAGGGGACTTCGATGTCCGTACGACGCACACGCAAAGACGATGGCAGCCAATGGACAGTTGCGGACAGCCGCAGTGTTTACGGGATTCGCCATTGGGGGGCCGGGTATTTCGCGATCAATGACGCCGGTCGCGTCGAAGTTCGTCCGAACGGCCCGAGCAGCTCGCCTATCGACCTGTTCGAGCAAGTCGACCAACTGCGCAAAAGCGGTTTGTCCCTGCCGTTGCTGGTTCGTTTTCCCGACATCCTGCAAGACCGTGTACGCCAGTTGACCGGCGCCTTCGATGCGAACATCGAACGTCTGGAATACCAGAGCAAGTACACCGCGCTGTACCCGATCAAGGTTAACCAGCAAGAAGCGGTGATCGAGAACATCATCGCCACCCAGGACGTTTCCATCGGTCTGGAAGCCGGCTCCAAGCCTGAACTGCTGGCCGTGCTGGCACTGGCGCCGAAGGGTGGCACCATCGTTTGCAACGGTTACAAGGATCGCGAGTTCATCCGTCTGGCACTGATGGGCCAGAAGCTCGGCCACAATGTGTTCATCGTCATCGAGAAAGAATCCGAAGTCGGCCTGGTGATCGAAGAAGCGGCTTCGCTCAAGGTCAAGCCACAGGTCGGCCTGCGCGTGCGTCTGTCGTCGCTGGCCTCGTCGAAGTGGGCGGACACCGGTGGCGAGAAGTCCAAATTTGGTCTGTCGGCGGCGCAACTGCTGTCGGTGGTCGAGCGTTTCCGCGCCGCCGGCCTGGATCAAGGCATCCGCCTGCTGCACTTCCACATGGGTTCGCAGATTGCCAACCTCGCTGATTATCAGCACGGCTTCAAGGAAGCGATCCGTTATTACGGCGAGCTGCGCAACCTCGGTCTGCCGGTCGACCACATCGACGTTGGTGGCGGTCTGGGCGTGGACTACGACGGTACGCACTCGCGCAACGCCAGCTCGATCAACTACGACATGGACGATTACGCCGGTGTCGTGGTCGGTATGCTCAAGGAGTTCTGCGATGCGCAGGCCCTGCCGCATCCGCACATCTTCTCCGAAAGCGGCCGCTCGCTGACCGCGCACCACGCGATGCTGGTGGTGCAGGTCACCGACGTCGAGAAGCACAACGACGAAATCCCGCAGATCGAAAACAAGGAAGCGCTGCCGGAGACCGTGCAGTGGCTGGTTGACCTGCTGGGCCCGACCGACATCGAAATGGTCACAGAAACCTACTGGCGCGCGACTCACTACATGAGCGACGTGGCCGCGCAATACGCCGACGGCAAACTGACCCTGGCCGAAAAAGCCTTGGCCGAGCAGTGCTACTTCGCCGTGTGCCGTCGCCTGCACAACTCGCTGAAAGCGCGTCAGCGTTCGCACCGTCAGGTGCTCGACGAACTCAACGACAAGCTGGCCGACAAGTACATCTGCAACTTCTCGGTGTTCCAGAGCCTGCCGGATACCTGGGCGATCGATCAGGTGCTGCCGATCATCCCGCTGCACCGTCTCGACGAAGAGCCGCTGCGCCGCGCGGTTCTGCAGGATCTGACCTGCGACTCCGACGGCAAGATCAACCAGTACGTCGACGAGCAGAGCATCGAAACCAGCCTGCCGGTACACGGTTTGAATGAAGGCGAAGACTACCTGCTGGGCGTGTTCCTCGTTGGCGCCTATCAGGAAATCCTCGGCGACATGCACAACCTGTTCGGTGACACCGACTCGGTGAACATCTACCAGAACGCCGATGGCAGCGTGTACCACGCCGGCATCGAGACCCACGACACCATTGAAGACATGCTGCGTTACGTGCACTTGTCGCCGGAAGAACTGATGACCCACTACCGCGACAAGTGCGCGAGTGCCCGCATCAGTGCCAGCGAGCGCACGCAATTTCTCGATGCCTTGCGTCTGGGCCTGACCCGCTCCTCCTACCTGTCTTCCTGAGTCCAGGTGCGATCTCCCCGGGTTGTCCGAATTTTTTCCGAAAGTGGTGGAAAATTCGCATGACCCGGTGGGACATCTCCCAAAATCTTCGCGAAAAGCTTGGCTGTCCTGGCCAGCAAAGTCATCCGGTCTGCTTTTCGCGTAGGTCATTTCCTAAGTTGTACTTCAGCTCTCTACTCGGCCATGGCTCTCGGCGAGAATCCCCGACCGCCCCTCCTGTAGAGATCCGCCCATGTTCGATCCAGTCAACGAGTCGTCGTTTCGTCTCGATGTAGCGGGCCTG includes:
- the speA gene encoding arginine decarboxylase, translated to MSVRRTRKDDGSQWTVADSRSVYGIRHWGAGYFAINDAGRVEVRPNGPSSSPIDLFEQVDQLRKSGLSLPLLVRFPDILQDRVRQLTGAFDANIERLEYQSKYTALYPIKVNQQEAVIENIIATQDVSIGLEAGSKPELLAVLALAPKGGTIVCNGYKDREFIRLALMGQKLGHNVFIVIEKESEVGLVIEEAASLKVKPQVGLRVRLSSLASSKWADTGGEKSKFGLSAAQLLSVVERFRAAGLDQGIRLLHFHMGSQIANLADYQHGFKEAIRYYGELRNLGLPVDHIDVGGGLGVDYDGTHSRNASSINYDMDDYAGVVVGMLKEFCDAQALPHPHIFSESGRSLTAHHAMLVVQVTDVEKHNDEIPQIENKEALPETVQWLVDLLGPTDIEMVTETYWRATHYMSDVAAQYADGKLTLAEKALAEQCYFAVCRRLHNSLKARQRSHRQVLDELNDKLADKYICNFSVFQSLPDTWAIDQVLPIIPLHRLDEEPLRRAVLQDLTCDSDGKINQYVDEQSIETSLPVHGLNEGEDYLLGVFLVGAYQEILGDMHNLFGDTDSVNIYQNADGSVYHAGIETHDTIEDMLRYVHLSPEELMTHYRDKCASARISASERTQFLDALRLGLTRSSYLSS
- the gcbA gene encoding diguanylate cyclase GcbA, giving the protein MTEPEDPSRERLKHHFAQRVIHQARQILEIWQRLQRSEWSTVDLAELSEANLRLLRFAERFEQPEHTQLARHISQSLEAVDANRGRLSSGLITDLNRLMQRLSRTGLRHGDQLDQTFLPPLRKPIYVMLQDHDRAERLAKQLEFFGLSAQALDSVSAFRSSMVERLPAAIVMDVDFSGAGIGLKLAAEAQVGLEEPLPLLFFSLHETDTPTRLAAVRAGGQEFLTGTLEASSLLEKIEVLTCVAQYEPYKVLIIDDSRAQALHTERLLNSAGIVTRTLIEPIQAMAELADFQPDLIILDMYMPACTGTELAKVIRHNDRYVSVPIIYLSAEDDLDKQLDAMSEGGDDFLTKPIKPRHLITTVRNRAARARNLKARMVRDSLTGLYNHTHILQLLEDCSFRARRENKPLSFAMLDIDHFKRVNDSHGHPMGDRVIKSLALFLKQRLRKTDFIGRYGGEEFAIVMPDTDIEAAHKVLDEIRQRFAEIHYPAQPQDLWCTFSAGVVEMHDDCDSLMMASQADEALYRAKGAGRNRVQTARDSKQSATFSSDSTDSVITL
- a CDS encoding translation initiation factor Sui1, coding for MAKKAASFAALGGLVFSTDAGRHCPECSKPVDACICKQTVIPAGDGIARVRRESKGRGGKTVTTITGVPLAEEALKELATTLKKRCGTGGALKDGIIEIQGDHVELLLAELIKHGFKAKKSGG
- a CDS encoding NUDIX hydrolase gives rise to the protein MSQNAKEAAHRAASDAEQIAWVDEQDNLLGALVRADLRERGLIGRGTYIMLFNSAGDLCVHRRTLSKAIYPGFWDVAAGGMVQADETYAESAARELEEELGVSGVELTAHDHFYFEDTGNRLWCSAFSAVWDGPLKLQPEEVLEARFIPVEQVMREIAQKPYCPDSLAALKRYLKAQQSDVAKNT
- a CDS encoding DUF2333 family protein, with the protein product MLDWKNRAGSAPERAAEPKSATRSYVGGLLFSRALATLIGIYLLVTIGLGWYWSQEPALFPVAQNAQMAAEKEGKQMVIGYTTVETLKTVAGTLLNKPGGYISNDRFPPGLWMDNTPSWEYGVLVQVRDLTRALRKDFARSQSQSAEDADLAKAEPRFNFDNKSWILPSSESEYQEGINSLSRYQARLSDPTQKNALFYARADNLNNWLGDVGTRLGSLSQRLSASVGRVKLNTALKTETPAIGEVPQVDEEVVETPWMQIDNVFYEARGQAWALSHLLRAIEVDFADVLAKKNATVSVRQIIRELEASQEPVWSPMILNGSGFGVLANHSLVMANYISRANAAVIDLRQLLNQG